The Streptomyces sp. HUAS MG91 sequence CGGCTCCACCGCGAGCACCAGATCCGGGAGCTTGTCCAGCAGGGTCTCCACCGCGGTGCGCGCGATGACATCGGCGAGCAGCGGAGCCGGGTAGGGGCAGCGGTGCTCGCCGTTGCTGAACGACAGGTGCGCCGCGTTCTCCGCGCCGACATGGCCCTCCGGCCAGATCTGCGGGTCCGAGTTCGCGGCGGCGAGCCCGAGGACCACGCAGTCGCCCGCGCGGATCTGCCGGCCGCCGAGCTGGGTGTCGCGCACCGCCCAGCGGCCGATGAAGTTCTGCGTCGGGGTGTCCAGCCACAGCACCTCGTTCAGCGCCTCGCCGACGCTGAGGCGCCCGCCCGAGACGTTGATCGCGAAGCGCTCGTCGGTGAGGAGCAGCCGGAGCGTGTTGCAGATCCAGTTCGCCGTCGGCTGCTGGGCCGCCGCGATCACCGAGATCAGGTCCTGCACGATCTCCTCGTCCGTCAGCCCCGCCGGATCCAGGATCATCCGGGACGTGACATCGGCGCCCGGCCGCTCCCGCTTCTCGCGCACCAGGCGCGCGATGCGCTCACCGACCCGGACGTACGCCGCCACCGGGTCGTCGCCCTCGTGGGCGTCCAGGGAGATCCGCAGATCGTCCACCAGGTCCTGGGTCTCGTCGGCGAGCTCCGGCATCCCGCACATCTGCACCGCGGCGCGCATCGGCAGCGCGTGCGCGTACGCGGACATCAGCTCGGCCTGCCCGCTGCCGGCGAAGGTGTTGATGAGACGGTCGGCGATCTGCGCGCAGTCGCGTGCCAGCTCGAACTGGTCGACCTGCTCCAGGGCGTTGGTGATCACCCCGGCACGGCGCCGGTGCTCGTCGCCCTCGGTGAACAGTACCGACGGCTGGTACCCGACGAACGGCATGAGCGGCCAGTCGGCCGGGATGTGCTCCCACTGGTTCCAGCGCCGGGAGTCCCGCGCGAACAGCTCGTCGTGCGACGTGACGTAGCCGACCTCGGCATAGCCGAGCACGAGCCACGCGGGCACGTCCCCGTCGAGCAGCACGGGCGCGACCGGGCCGTGCTCCGAACGCAGCGCGCGGTACAGCTGCGACGGTGTCTGCTGGTACTGCAGGCCGCTGAGCGGGACGGCGCCCGCGTGCGCGGGGCAGGCCGATACGGCGGGGGGCGTCGTTTCCGTCACGGTGTCGTCTCCTGGGCCATGGCGATGGCGTAGAGGTGGTCGACGAGGGTGATCAGCACGTCCTTGCCGGACGACCTGACCCGCGCGTCGCAGTCGACCATCGGGATGTGCGCGGGCAGCGCGAGGGCCTGACGGATCTCGTCGAGGGAGTGCCGCACCGGCTCGTCGTCGAACCGGTTCACCGCCACCACGAAGGGGGTCCCGTGGTGCTCCAGACGGTCGATCGCGTACCACGAGTCGTCCATCCGCCGGGTGTCGACGAGCACGACCGCGCCCAGCGTCCCGGAGAACAGCCGGTCCCACAGGAACCAGAACCGCTCCTGGCCGGGGGCGCCGAACAGATAGAGCACCATGTGGTCGTTGAGGCTGATCCGGCCGAAGTCGAAGGCGACCGTGGTCGTCGTCTTGGAGGCCACGGCCGAGGTCTCGTCGACACCGACGCCCGCCTGCGTCATCACCTCTTCGGTGTTCAGTGGGCGGATCTCGCTGACCGAGCGGACCAGCGTGGTCTTGCCGACCCCGAACCCGCCGACCACGACGATCTTGAGGCCGGTGTCCGCGCCGGCGCCGAGCGGTGTGCGCTGCGCGGGCAGCTCAGAGGTTGCGGAGCCCATGGAGCACCTCCTTGAGAAGAGCGGAATCGGGGAGTTCGGCGACGGACGGGGCGGCCCCCGGATGACGGGCGGTGATCTTGCCGCCCGCCTGGAGGTCGCCGAGCAGGATCCGCACGACGGTGATCGGCAGCCCCAGCTCGGCGGCGACCTCCACGACGGCGGTGGGCCGCCGGCACAGTTCGAGGATGCGGACGTGCTCGGACTGCATCCCGGAGACCGGCTCGCACTCGCTGACCACCAGGGTCACCAGGTCGAAGGAGTCGTCGTCGGCGCGGCTGCGGCCCCCGGTGACCGTGTACAGCCGGTCCGGGGCGCCGGTGTCCACCGGCCGCCGCGTCACTGGACTCCGCCTCCCGCGCCGGCCTGGCGCGGAGCGGCCCGCAGATGCTCCCCGATCTGCTCCACCAGCTCCGACATCTGGTGGCCCACGACGCCCGGGTCGGCCTCCTCGTCGGCGACGACGGCGAGATGCGCGCCGTCGCCCGCGTCCACGATGAAGAGCAGCCCGCCGTGGAACTCGGTCATCGAGTGCCGTACGCCGCCGCTGCCGTTGCCGAACTCCACGGACGCGCCCTGGGCGAGCGCCTGGATCCCGGAGCAGATCGCCGCGAGCTGGTCGGCCTGGTCGAGCGTCAGATGCTCGCTCCAGCACAGCTTCAGGCCGTCGCGGGACAGGACGAGGGCGTACCGGGTGCCGGGAGTGCGCTCGAGCAGGTTCTCCAGGAGCCAGGTCAGGCTGGTGTCAGTGGTCTGCATGGCGGGGTCGGGACGGCCCTTCCGGCGGTCCGGAGAGAGCTGCCCGTGCCTCCAATCTCACGGTGTAGAGCGGTGCGGAGCGGGGGTGGAGCGGCCGGGTCGTGCCGGGGTCAGGCCGGGGTGCCGGGCTGGTCGGCCCCCGGGGTGTCGGTGTCCCGGGAGTCGGGCTTTGCGGCTTCCTTCGCCTTGCGTGCGGCGTGGAACGCGCCGAAGCGGGCACCGGCGTCCCGGGTCGGTGTGCGGTCGGCGGCGGGGGCGGGGCGCGAGCGCTCCTGCTCGACCGCGGCCATCGTGCGGCCCGGCGGGCGGACCGGCAGCCCGTTCGGCGTCGACCCGACGGCACCGGCGGGGCGGGGCGCCACCGTGTCGGTGGCGTCAGGGGTGTCGGCGGTGTCCCTGAGGCGCATGGTGTCCGTGCTGTCGGCCGCGGCCGGGATGCCCGCGGTGGGCGTGGGGTCCGGGGCGGCGACGGCGGCCGGGGCGTCGGCGCGCTCGTGCGTCTCGGCGGACACCGGGCGCGGGATGTTGACGGGCGGCGCCTGCTCGCGCTGCTGGGCGAGGACCTGGGGCGGCAGCAGGACGACGACGCCGGTGCCGCCGCGCGAGGACGGCCGGTAGTTCACGGCGATGCCGTACTTGGCGGCGAGCCGGCCCACCACGGCGAGCCCGAGCCGGGTGCCCTGGAGCGAGGCCAGGTCGGTGACCTGTCCGGACACCGCGTCCTCGGCGCGCCGCATCGCCGCGTCGGCCATCTTCAGACCGCTGTCCTCGATGGTCACGACCAGGCCCGCGGAGCGCTCCTCCACGTACACGTGCACCTCGTCGATGGGCGGCGAGAAGTTCGCGGCGTTGTCCATCAGTTCGGCGAGCAGGTGCATCACACCCTCGGCCGCGAAACCCGCGATCGCGGCGTCCGTCGCGCAGTGCAGCCGCACCCGCTGGTACGCGGCGATGCGTCCGACGGCGCCGCGCAGCACGCTCTCCATCACGATCGGCCGGTTCCAGGCGCGGCTGGAGCGGCCGCCCATCAGCAGCGCCAGCCGGTCCGTCATCAGCCCGAGCTGGGAGGTGGCGTGGTCGAGGCGCAGCAGGTCCCCGAAGACCTCCTCGCCGTGCCGCTCCTGCATGACGCGCAGGTCGGCGAGCATGCTCACGGCCTTCGCCTGCACCCGGCCGAGCGCCTTCGCCGACGCGGCCTGGGCGGCGGCGCCGCGCCGCTCGCTCAGGGCCAGTTCCCGCAGGAACGCCTCGGCCGGAACCCTCAGCAGGGGGTTCTCGGGCCAGACCGGCTCGGCCAGCACGGTGTCGGCCGAGGCGCCCTCGCGCAGCCGCTCCACCGCGGCCGGGAACGTCTCGGTGGTCAGCCGGTCCAACTCGCCCGCGGCCTGGCTCAGTTCGGCCCGGGCCGCGTCGCGCTCCGCGGCGGCCCGCTCGGCCCGGTGCACGGCCTCGCCGAGCGAGGTCGTGAACTCCTGGAGGATGCGCGCCAGTTGGGGATCGTAGGGCGGGGCGGCAGCCGGGGGCCTGCCGTCCTGGAGATGCCGCACCACGCCGGGCAGGGTGACGTTCACCAGCTGGGCCGCCTCGGCGGCCTGCTGCGTCAACCGGCCGTTCGCGACGGCCAGTTCGGAGCGGGTGTGCTCCGCGTCGCGCCGGGCGCGGCCGAGGATCGCCGTGTGCACGGCCACGACGACGGCCACGAATGCCCAGGCCGCCAGGGCCGTCCACACCGCCCAGGTGCGCGCGGCCGCCGGAGCGAGCGCGGCCGCGCCGCCGGCCGCGGCGGCCGCCACCACCAGCACGGTGAGCGCAGCGACCGGCGACGGTCGACCCGCCCCGGCTTTCGGCTTCGAGCGGGCAGAGGAGGGTGGAGCAGGCACTGACATTCCGCGGTCCCTCGGTCGTTGCGTGCGGGGAGCGGCCACTCGACCGGTCGGGTCGGCGGCGGATCCGGGCCGTCCGCGCCGAAGAGGACGCCGATCTTCCGGACCGTACGAACGCTCATGCTAGTCACGCCGTGCGATGGGAAGACCGGACAAGCCGGGCAGTTCTCCCGGCGGGCTACTTCGTCGTGAACTCGCCCCTGCCGCTACCGATCGTGGTAGCTGCCAGTCAGACCATATATGTGCCACGAGGCCGAGGTGGAGGCGGGCGTGACAGATCCGGGAGAATCACCGGAAGGTGTGGGTCCGTGCGATTTCAGTGCGTCGCCGGGCGTGAGATTTCGGCCAACATCACGTGTTCTTCCCGGTGTTCCGGTGATCGCCCTCCCGGTACCGAGCGTCGTGGAGCGCCGCTCCGAAGTTTCCGCCGGAGCATGTGCATGCTCGGCCCGATCTCGGGAACCAGACAACGGACAGGCTCTGGCAGCCCCACCCCCCCGGGCGCTCGAGCATGAGCCCCGCCGCCTTCGCATCTCCCCCCCCTTGCGAGGCGGCGGGGCTGTCGTCTGTCCGGAGCCAGTGCGCGAGGGCGACACACGCCCTAGCCCTGGTGGTGGCGCGGCTGCTGGGTCGGGTGGTTCTGCGGGGCGGCGGCCGTCGCGAGCATGCCCTCGGCCTGTTCCCTGGGCAGCTGGTGCTCGATGCCGCAGAACGTGCACTGCGTGCGGTACTTCGTCGAGACCGGGAACAGCGGGACGAAGAACAGCGTGAACTTCGTGACGTACTTGCGCAGCGTGTGGGCCGACGGGTTCCCGCAGCCGCCGCAGACGAGCGTGAGTATCGCGAGCTGATACACGTAACCGCGCGTGCCAAAGATGATCATGGGTGGTCCCCTCCCGGTCGACGGCCGCCGCCGAGCGTGGGGCCTCACGCCATCGTAGGCAGCCCCACAGCCCGCCCCACAAGCCGTACTTGAAGGGGGAGAACGCTTCTTCGGCGCGGGCCCGCG is a genomic window containing:
- a CDS encoding cytochrome P450; the encoded protein is MTETTPPAVSACPAHAGAVPLSGLQYQQTPSQLYRALRSEHGPVAPVLLDGDVPAWLVLGYAEVGYVTSHDELFARDSRRWNQWEHIPADWPLMPFVGYQPSVLFTEGDEHRRRAGVITNALEQVDQFELARDCAQIADRLINTFAGSGQAELMSAYAHALPMRAAVQMCGMPELADETQDLVDDLRISLDAHEGDDPVAAYVRVGERIARLVREKRERPGADVTSRMILDPAGLTDEEIVQDLISVIAAAQQPTANWICNTLRLLLTDERFAINVSGGRLSVGEALNEVLWLDTPTQNFIGRWAVRDTQLGGRQIRAGDCVVLGLAAANSDPQIWPEGHVGAENAAHLSFSNGEHRCPYPAPLLADVIARTAVETLLDKLPDLVLAVEPAELSWRPSIWMRGLTSLPVSFTPVVH
- a CDS encoding ATP/GTP-binding protein, producing the protein MGSATSELPAQRTPLGAGADTGLKIVVVGGFGVGKTTLVRSVSEIRPLNTEEVMTQAGVGVDETSAVASKTTTTVAFDFGRISLNDHMVLYLFGAPGQERFWFLWDRLFSGTLGAVVLVDTRRMDDSWYAIDRLEHHGTPFVVAVNRFDDEPVRHSLDEIRQALALPAHIPMVDCDARVRSSGKDVLITLVDHLYAIAMAQETTP
- a CDS encoding roadblock/LC7 domain-containing protein; translated protein: MQTTDTSLTWLLENLLERTPGTRYALVLSRDGLKLCWSEHLTLDQADQLAAICSGIQALAQGASVEFGNGSGGVRHSMTEFHGGLLFIVDAGDGAHLAVVADEEADPGVVGHQMSELVEQIGEHLRAAPRQAGAGGGVQ
- a CDS encoding zinc-ribbon domain-containing protein → MIIFGTRGYVYQLAILTLVCGGCGNPSAHTLRKYVTKFTLFFVPLFPVSTKYRTQCTFCGIEHQLPREQAEGMLATAAAPQNHPTQQPRHHQG
- a CDS encoding ATP-binding protein, which translates into the protein MLVVAAAAAGGAAALAPAAARTWAVWTALAAWAFVAVVVAVHTAILGRARRDAEHTRSELAVANGRLTQQAAEAAQLVNVTLPGVVRHLQDGRPPAAAPPYDPQLARILQEFTTSLGEAVHRAERAAAERDAARAELSQAAGELDRLTTETFPAAVERLREGASADTVLAEPVWPENPLLRVPAEAFLRELALSERRGAAAQAASAKALGRVQAKAVSMLADLRVMQERHGEEVFGDLLRLDHATSQLGLMTDRLALLMGGRSSRAWNRPIVMESVLRGAVGRIAAYQRVRLHCATDAAIAGFAAEGVMHLLAELMDNAANFSPPIDEVHVYVEERSAGLVVTIEDSGLKMADAAMRRAEDAVSGQVTDLASLQGTRLGLAVVGRLAAKYGIAVNYRPSSRGGTGVVVLLPPQVLAQQREQAPPVNIPRPVSAETHERADAPAAVAAPDPTPTAGIPAAADSTDTMRLRDTADTPDATDTVAPRPAGAVGSTPNGLPVRPPGRTMAAVEQERSRPAPAADRTPTRDAGARFGAFHAARKAKEAAKPDSRDTDTPGADQPGTPA
- a CDS encoding DUF742 domain-containing protein; translated protein: MTRRPVDTGAPDRLYTVTGGRSRADDDSFDLVTLVVSECEPVSGMQSEHVRILELCRRPTAVVEVAAELGLPITVVRILLGDLQAGGKITARHPGAAPSVAELPDSALLKEVLHGLRNL